Proteins encoded within one genomic window of Pseudomonas cannabina:
- the mdtD gene encoding multidrug transporter subunit MdtD — translation MSNSAAPITDDKTLRWMPWVIAIAFFMQSLDGTILNTALPSMALSLAEDPLRMQSVVIAYMLTIALLIPASGWIADRFGIKRIFFSAILLFSFGSLLCALSHSLSVLVAARIVQGLGGALMVPIGRLIVLRAYPRSELVRIMGFITIPGLLGPLLGPTLGGWMVEYLSWHWIFLINIPVGLLGCYAVKHFIPDLPGGGRTHFDGVGFILFGAAMVLITIALEGLGELHLPHMRVVLLLFAGMGCLAAYWLRAGHIESPLFAPSLFRTRTFAVGIMGNLFARLGSGALPFLVPLLLQVALGYSPSQAGMSMLPLAAAGMFAKTVARWLIEHLGYRLILTGNTLLLGILLASLALVDTQTPYWVLLVQLGLLGAVNSLQFTAMNTVTLIDLDDASAASGNSLLSVVAQLSLSLGVASAAALLGGFSEDVAAGEVSSVLGAFQLTFLSVGVLAMFAAGIFLQLPEKEARTAKI, via the coding sequence ATGTCGAACTCAGCGGCGCCCATCACGGACGATAAAACCCTGCGCTGGATGCCCTGGGTTATCGCCATCGCGTTCTTCATGCAAAGCCTGGACGGCACGATCCTCAACACCGCCCTGCCGTCCATGGCCCTTTCGCTGGCAGAAGACCCGCTGCGCATGCAGTCGGTGGTCATCGCCTACATGCTGACCATCGCGCTGCTGATTCCGGCGTCGGGCTGGATTGCCGACCGTTTCGGAATCAAACGGATTTTCTTCAGCGCGATTCTGCTGTTCAGTTTCGGCTCGCTGCTGTGCGCGCTGTCTCATTCACTGAGCGTACTGGTCGCGGCACGGATTGTTCAGGGGCTTGGCGGCGCGCTGATGGTGCCGATCGGGCGCCTGATTGTGCTGCGCGCCTACCCGCGATCGGAGCTGGTGCGGATCATGGGCTTCATCACCATACCCGGTTTGCTCGGCCCGCTGCTGGGTCCGACGCTGGGCGGCTGGATGGTCGAGTACCTGAGCTGGCACTGGATTTTTCTGATCAACATTCCGGTCGGCCTGCTAGGTTGTTACGCGGTCAAGCATTTCATTCCTGATCTGCCTGGTGGCGGCCGAACACATTTCGACGGCGTCGGTTTCATCCTGTTTGGCGCCGCAATGGTACTGATCACTATCGCGCTGGAAGGTCTGGGCGAGCTGCACCTGCCGCACATGCGCGTGGTGCTGCTGCTATTTGCCGGAATGGGTTGCCTGGCGGCCTACTGGCTACGCGCCGGTCATATCGAATCCCCGCTGTTTGCCCCTTCACTGTTCCGCACCCGCACGTTCGCGGTGGGCATCATGGGCAACCTGTTCGCACGCCTGGGCAGCGGCGCACTGCCGTTTCTGGTGCCTTTGCTGCTGCAAGTGGCGCTGGGTTACTCGCCGTCCCAGGCGGGGATGAGCATGCTGCCACTGGCGGCAGCCGGCATGTTCGCCAAGACCGTGGCACGCTGGCTGATCGAACATCTGGGGTATCGCCTGATTCTCACCGGCAACACGCTATTGCTGGGTATCCTGCTGGCCAGTCTGGCGCTGGTTGATACGCAGACCCCTTACTGGGTCTTGCTGGTGCAACTGGGTCTGCTCGGCGCTGTGAATTCGTTGCAGTTCACGGCCATGAATACCGTCACCCTGATTGATCTCGATGACGCCAGCGCCGCCAGCGGCAACAGCCTGCTGTCGGTGGTCGCCCAACTGTCCCTGAGTCTTGGGGTGGCGAGCGCGGCCGCCTTGTTGGGCGGTTTCAGCGAAGACGTTGCCGCAGGCGAGGTCAGCAGCGTGCTGGGGGCATTCCAGCTGACATTCCTGAGCGTCGGCGTGCTCGCGATGTTCGCCGCCGGTATTTTCCTGCAGTTGCCTGAAAAGGAGGCCAGAACAGCAAAAATCTAA
- a CDS encoding sensor domain-containing phosphodiesterase, which produces MKSQTDAAGRTAAEVVTQLPVPSRLGMLRFERLNEANWALLFLDPNCEKQFGLPAVDLCALIGSPYASLMEPEVRYQLHDDVQLQLSSSPNYLIRYTLHTPKGPLGLLEIGEAYKQHNRHLLRGYFMIVDEQVIESEQPVDSDLETRNSRLQIALELNQRAQRDQFAHLERVRAQQDLILRLTRHRYTTANTLLEAAQLITRSACDIYDVDHVSIWNLNDKRLEPITDYDRESGDYRTRTPIDISPYPSYLQALHTSRAIDAGNIQTDPRTREMAENLTPLENRAVLDASIRIDGQVVGVLCLEQTGSTREWQSDEIAFAGELADQFAQVINNHNRRAATNALHLFQRAVEQSANAFLLVNCDGVVEYVNPSFTAITQYSSEEVSGRKLSALPALENLNQLLLEANSSLTTSNSWQGEFKSRRKNLEPYWGQLSISKVYSDTRELTHYIGIYEDITESKLAQQRIERLAYTDNLTNLGNRPAFIRNLDERFARDTDTPMSLLLVDIDNFKRINDSLGHQTGDKLLISLARRLRNTLSPTDVLARFASNEFAVLLDNTGQEAGQTIAAEVLATLDKPMFVDNQLISVTGSVGLACAPLHGRDPQTLMKNAGLALHKAKANGKHQVQVFTEALNAEASYKLFVENNLRRALTQNELEVFYQPKLCLLTGRLLGMEALLRWNHPEKGMIRPDQFISVAEETGLIIPIGKWVARQSCRMSKDLTAAGFGHLQVAINVSPKQFSDPELVSSIAAILREEALDPSLLELELTEGLLLEATEDTRQQLDSLKKLGLSLAMDDFGTGYSSFSYLKKFPIDVIKIDRSFIRDIPDDEDDMEITSAVIAMAHNLKLKVVAEGIETAAQLAFLRRHRCDVGQGYLFDKPIPGEELIEKLQRYPRRPSA; this is translated from the coding sequence ATGAAAAGCCAAACCGATGCTGCCGGTAGAACCGCAGCCGAGGTAGTGACGCAATTGCCAGTGCCCTCGCGCTTGGGAATGCTGCGTTTCGAGAGGCTGAATGAAGCCAATTGGGCGCTATTGTTCCTCGATCCAAATTGCGAAAAGCAGTTTGGGCTGCCCGCCGTCGACCTTTGCGCCCTGATTGGATCCCCTTATGCCAGTCTCATGGAGCCGGAAGTACGCTATCAATTACACGACGACGTTCAACTGCAACTGTCCTCATCGCCGAATTACCTGATTCGCTACACCCTGCATACGCCCAAAGGTCCGCTGGGCCTGCTGGAAATAGGCGAAGCCTACAAGCAGCACAACCGTCATTTGCTGCGCGGCTATTTCATGATCGTCGACGAGCAAGTCATCGAAAGCGAGCAACCTGTCGATTCCGATCTTGAAACCCGCAACTCCCGATTGCAGATTGCCCTGGAGCTCAATCAGCGAGCCCAGCGTGACCAGTTCGCACACCTTGAGCGGGTGCGCGCCCAGCAGGATCTGATCCTGCGCCTGACCCGCCATCGCTACACCACCGCCAACACCCTGTTGGAGGCGGCACAGCTGATCACCCGAAGCGCCTGTGACATCTACGATGTCGACCATGTCAGTATCTGGAACCTGAACGACAAGCGCCTGGAACCGATTACTGACTACGACCGGGAGAGCGGTGATTATCGGACGCGCACGCCGATCGATATCAGCCCCTATCCGTCGTATCTCCAGGCTTTGCACACCAGCAGAGCCATCGACGCCGGCAATATCCAGACTGACCCGCGCACCCGGGAAATGGCCGAAAACCTGACCCCCCTGGAAAACCGTGCCGTGCTGGACGCCAGCATTCGTATCGACGGGCAGGTGGTGGGCGTGCTGTGCCTGGAACAGACCGGCTCGACACGTGAATGGCAGTCTGACGAGATCGCCTTCGCTGGCGAGCTGGCTGACCAGTTCGCGCAGGTGATCAACAACCACAACCGTCGTGCCGCGACCAACGCGCTGCATCTGTTCCAGCGTGCGGTTGAACAAAGTGCCAACGCGTTTCTGCTGGTCAACTGCGATGGCGTGGTCGAGTACGTGAACCCCAGCTTCACGGCCATCACTCAATACAGTTCCGAGGAGGTTTCCGGGCGCAAGCTCTCGGCATTGCCGGCACTGGAAAATCTCAATCAGTTGCTTCTGGAAGCCAATTCCAGCCTGACCACCAGCAACAGCTGGCAGGGCGAATTCAAAAGCCGCCGCAAGAACCTCGAACCCTACTGGGGTCAGTTGTCGATATCCAAGGTCTACAGCGACACGCGCGAGCTGACGCACTACATCGGTATTTACGAAGACATTACCGAGAGCAAGCTGGCCCAGCAGCGCATCGAGCGTCTGGCTTATACCGACAACCTGACCAACCTTGGCAATCGGCCAGCGTTCATCCGCAATCTGGACGAACGCTTTGCCCGTGACACCGACACACCGATGAGCCTGCTGCTGGTCGACATCGACAATTTCAAGCGCATCAACGACAGCCTGGGTCACCAGACCGGCGACAAACTGCTGATCAGCCTGGCTCGCCGCCTGCGCAACACGCTGAGCCCGACCGATGTACTGGCGCGCTTTGCCAGTAACGAATTTGCCGTGCTGCTGGACAATACCGGTCAGGAAGCCGGACAGACGATTGCTGCCGAGGTTCTGGCGACGCTGGACAAGCCCATGTTCGTCGATAACCAGTTGATCAGCGTTACGGGCTCGGTGGGCCTGGCGTGCGCTCCACTGCATGGCCGCGACCCGCAGACCTTGATGAAAAACGCCGGGCTGGCGCTGCACAAGGCCAAAGCCAACGGCAAGCATCAGGTACAAGTGTTCACCGAAGCACTGAATGCCGAAGCCAGCTACAAGCTGTTCGTTGAGAACAACCTGCGCCGCGCCCTGACCCAGAACGAGCTGGAAGTGTTCTACCAGCCGAAACTGTGCCTGCTGACCGGACGCCTGCTGGGCATGGAGGCGCTGCTGCGCTGGAATCATCCTGAAAAAGGCATGATCCGACCGGATCAGTTCATCAGCGTGGCGGAAGAAACCGGGCTGATCATTCCTATCGGCAAATGGGTCGCCCGCCAGTCGTGCCGCATGAGCAAGGATTTGACCGCTGCGGGCTTCGGTCATCTGCAAGTGGCGATCAACGTCTCGCCCAAGCAGTTTTCCGACCCGGAGCTGGTGTCGTCGATTGCCGCAATTCTCAGAGAAGAAGCGCTCGATCCCTCGCTGCTGGAGCTGGAACTGACCGAAGGCCTGCTGCTGGAAGCGACCGAAGACACCCGCCAGCAGCTCGACTCACTGAAGAAACTGGGCCTGTCTCTGGCCATGGATGACTTCGGCACCGGCTATTCGTCGTTCAGTTACCTGAAGAAATTCCCCATCGATGTGATCAAGATCGATCGCAGCTTTATCCGTGATATTCCGGATGATGAAGACGATATGGAAATCACCTCTGCGGTTATCGCCATGGCTCACAACCTCAAGCTCAAAGTGGTTGCCGAAGGCATCGAAACCGCCGCTCAGCTGGCGTTTCTGCGTCGCCATCGTTGCGATGTCGGCCAGGGTTACCTGTTCGACAAGCCGATCCCCGGCGAAGAGCTGATCGAAAAATTGCAACGTTACCCTCGTCGGCCGTCGGCCTGA
- the msrA gene encoding peptide-methionine (S)-S-oxide reductase MsrA, whose protein sequence is MTLRSEILVNKNVLPTAEQALPGRETPMALPETHFVNGNPLLGPFSSNVEFAIFGMGCFWGAERRLWQQEGVVSTVAGYAGGFTPNPTYEEVCSGLTGHTEVVLVVYEPEKISYESLLKVFWEAHNPTQGMRQGNDIGTQYRSVIYCTTPEQLAIAKASAEAFQAELSKAGLGKITTEVEEAPTVYFAEAYHQQYLAKNPQGYCGLKGTGVCVPA, encoded by the coding sequence ATGACTCTGCGCTCGGAAATTCTAGTGAACAAAAACGTACTGCCTACCGCCGAACAAGCTCTGCCGGGTCGTGAAACACCTATGGCGCTGCCGGAAACTCACTTCGTCAACGGCAATCCGCTGCTGGGTCCGTTCTCGAGTAACGTCGAATTTGCCATCTTCGGAATGGGTTGCTTCTGGGGCGCAGAACGTCGCCTGTGGCAACAGGAAGGTGTTGTAAGCACCGTAGCGGGTTACGCGGGCGGGTTTACGCCGAACCCAACCTATGAGGAAGTCTGCTCAGGCCTGACCGGGCACACCGAAGTGGTGCTGGTCGTCTACGAGCCTGAGAAAATCAGTTACGAATCACTTCTCAAAGTGTTCTGGGAAGCGCACAACCCGACCCAAGGCATGCGTCAGGGCAACGACATCGGCACTCAATACCGCTCGGTGATCTATTGCACGACACCTGAACAGCTCGCCATCGCCAAGGCCAGTGCCGAGGCATTCCAGGCTGAACTGAGCAAGGCGGGCCTGGGCAAAATCACCACTGAAGTCGAAGAAGCGCCGACGGTGTACTTCGCTGAGGCATACCACCAGCAATACCTGGCCAAGAACCCGCAGGGCTACTGCGGCCTGAAAGGCACCGGGGTTTGCGTGCCAGCGTGA
- a CDS encoding MetQ/NlpA family ABC transporter substrate-binding protein, which translates to MKKTFLMTALAAAFSIGLAHAGEKLVVGATPVPHAEILELIKPTLAKEGVDLEIKVFTDYVQPNVQLSEKRLDANYFQTRPYLDGFNKGKGTNLVTGVGVHVEPFGGYSKKYKSVKDLPEGATIAIPNEGSNAGRALILLDKNGLITLKDKSNALSTPKDIAANPHNFKFRELESAVLPRALSQVDLALINTNYALEAKLNPKKDALIIEGPDSPYVNFLVTREDNAHTDAIEKLSKALTSQQVKDFINKKYEGAVLPAF; encoded by the coding sequence ATGAAAAAGACGTTTCTGATGACCGCTCTGGCGGCTGCCTTCTCGATTGGCCTGGCACACGCAGGCGAAAAGCTGGTGGTCGGCGCGACGCCAGTGCCCCATGCGGAAATCCTTGAGCTGATCAAGCCAACCCTGGCCAAAGAAGGTGTCGACCTGGAAATCAAGGTCTTCACGGACTACGTGCAGCCTAACGTCCAGTTGAGCGAGAAGCGTCTGGACGCTAACTACTTCCAGACCAGGCCGTATCTGGATGGCTTCAACAAGGGCAAGGGTACCAACCTGGTGACTGGCGTTGGTGTCCACGTCGAACCGTTTGGCGGCTATTCCAAGAAGTACAAGAGCGTGAAAGATCTGCCTGAAGGCGCAACCATCGCCATTCCAAACGAAGGCAGCAACGCAGGTCGTGCGCTGATCCTGCTGGACAAGAACGGTCTGATCACGCTCAAGGACAAGAGCAATGCCTTGTCCACGCCAAAAGACATTGCTGCCAACCCGCATAACTTCAAATTCCGCGAACTGGAATCGGCTGTATTGCCACGTGCTTTGAGCCAGGTTGACCTCGCTCTGATCAACACCAACTACGCGCTGGAAGCCAAGCTCAATCCGAAGAAAGACGCGCTGATCATCGAAGGCCCGGATTCGCCCTACGTGAACTTCCTCGTCACCCGCGAAGACAACGCCCACACCGACGCCATCGAGAAACTTTCGAAAGCGCTGACCAGCCAGCAAGTCAAAGACTTCATCAACAAGAAGTACGAAGGCGCGGTATTGCCCGCGTTCTGA
- a CDS encoding sigma 54-interacting transcriptional regulator: MSLQETFGQPLLTFPDAEKSPLSIRAKALVFIDPRSRRLREEMELLAPRSLPVLIRGESGTGKELLARHIHRGSDRAGLFVSVNCGAISPTYADAELFGYAAGAHSGTVSSRAGWFGSANGGTLYLDEIGDLPLPIQVKLLAALENHEVTRVGAHQPSPVDVRLVAATSIDLAQAVAAGKFHERLYHYLSEGRLDLPALREQPGNILPLAEYFVGIYSQRLNLPVQLISESAQRVLEAHSWPGNTRELENVIHFALLVSSGDEIQAEHINLPDIANPLTLIERQAKVLISRGDREQLSALRQLLESVTSQLEQSPA, from the coding sequence ATGAGCCTTCAAGAAACCTTCGGTCAGCCGCTGCTGACCTTTCCCGATGCGGAAAAAAGCCCCCTCAGCATTCGCGCCAAGGCACTGGTGTTCATTGATCCACGCTCACGTCGGTTGCGCGAGGAAATGGAGCTGCTGGCGCCGCGTTCATTGCCGGTTCTTATCCGTGGAGAGTCCGGGACCGGCAAGGAATTGCTGGCGCGGCACATCCATCGCGGCAGCGATCGCGCGGGTTTGTTCGTGTCGGTGAACTGCGGGGCGATCAGCCCGACTTACGCGGATGCCGAGTTGTTCGGCTACGCGGCTGGCGCCCACAGCGGCACAGTCAGCAGCCGGGCAGGCTGGTTTGGCTCAGCGAATGGCGGCACGCTGTACCTGGATGAGATCGGTGATTTGCCGCTGCCGATTCAGGTCAAGCTGCTCGCCGCGCTGGAAAATCACGAAGTCACCCGGGTTGGTGCGCACCAACCCAGCCCGGTCGACGTGCGCCTGGTCGCTGCCACCAGCATCGATCTGGCGCAGGCAGTGGCCGCCGGCAAATTCCACGAGCGGCTTTATCACTACCTGAGCGAAGGACGCCTCGATCTGCCCGCGCTGCGCGAACAACCGGGTAACATCCTGCCGCTGGCCGAGTATTTTGTCGGCATCTACAGCCAGCGTTTGAACCTGCCGGTGCAGCTGATCAGCGAGTCTGCGCAGCGCGTACTTGAAGCCCACAGCTGGCCGGGCAATACCCGCGAGCTGGAAAACGTCATTCATTTTGCGCTGCTGGTCAGCAGTGGCGACGAGATCCAGGCCGAACACATCAACCTGCCGGACATCGCCAACCCGTTGACCCTGATCGAGCGTCAGGCAAAGGTGTTGATCAGCCGCGGAGATCGCGAGCAACTGTCTGCGCTACGGCAATTGCTGGAGAGCGTGACGTCGCAACTGGAGCAAAGCCCTGCGTGA
- a CDS encoding alpha/beta hydrolase: MHNESIRYLIVPGWQGSPDDHWQTHWQNSLPNSTRVEQADWLKPRREDWVGELQRTIAEHDTPVILIAHSLGCVTVAHWAQLAPLETLRQVQGALLVAPADVERPNCPPALRNFAPVPTDLLPFPTQIVCSDNDPAVSSQRAMEMARHWGAELGFLSQAGHINVKSGHQRWEQGFAYLYRLQSRLEQHARRRA, from the coding sequence ATGCATAACGAGTCGATCCGGTATCTGATCGTGCCAGGCTGGCAAGGGTCTCCTGATGATCATTGGCAGACCCACTGGCAAAACAGCCTGCCCAACAGCACCCGCGTGGAGCAGGCCGACTGGCTCAAGCCCCGCCGTGAAGACTGGGTGGGCGAGTTGCAACGCACGATTGCCGAGCATGACACGCCCGTGATCCTGATCGCTCACAGCCTGGGGTGCGTGACGGTCGCGCATTGGGCTCAGTTGGCGCCACTGGAAACCCTGCGTCAGGTGCAGGGCGCATTGCTGGTTGCGCCTGCCGACGTCGAACGTCCGAACTGCCCGCCTGCGTTGCGCAATTTCGCACCTGTCCCGACCGACCTGCTGCCGTTTCCGACGCAGATTGTCTGCTCGGACAACGATCCTGCGGTCAGCTCCCAGCGGGCCATGGAGATGGCGCGGCACTGGGGCGCCGAACTGGGGTTTCTCAGTCAGGCCGGGCATATCAACGTCAAATCCGGTCATCAACGCTGGGAGCAGGGCTTCGCCTACCTGTATCGGCTGCAAAGCCGTCTGGAGCAGCACGCACGTCGTCGCGCATGA
- a CDS encoding MFS transporter yields MVGLVTAGLVVNYLARNTLSVAAPTLMSELSISTEQYAHIVVAWQVCYAIMQPVAGYIIDAIGTKMGFAIFAVAWSAACAAAAFATGWQSLAIFRGMLGLTEAAGLPAGVKATTEWFPAKERSVAIGWFNIGSSFGALLAPPLVVWAILQSGWELAFLIVGGLGIVWSGLWLLLYKHPRDQKRLGDAERDYILSGQESRLKDAPTQKGSWKRLFKNRNFYAIASARILSEPAWQTFNAWIPLYLMTERHMNIKEVAMFAWLPFLAADIGCVLGGYLSPLFHKYCKVSLFTSRKMVMLFGCSCMIGPACIGLVESPYTAIALLCVGGFAHQTLSGALYSITSDSFGKNEVATATGMGGMFGFFGAAAFTMVFGVLVTKIGYSPLFVVLAIFDLIAAIVVWNVAREVPQTEEPVMLTTAEPGIRPVPAT; encoded by the coding sequence ATGGTCGGTCTGGTCACGGCCGGTCTGGTCGTCAACTACCTCGCACGTAACACGCTGTCCGTTGCAGCGCCCACGCTCATGAGTGAGTTGAGCATTTCTACCGAGCAGTACGCGCATATCGTCGTCGCCTGGCAGGTGTGCTACGCGATCATGCAACCGGTGGCGGGTTACATCATCGATGCCATCGGCACCAAGATGGGCTTTGCGATTTTTGCGGTGGCCTGGTCGGCGGCCTGCGCTGCGGCAGCGTTCGCCACCGGCTGGCAGAGCCTGGCGATCTTCCGTGGCATGCTCGGCCTGACCGAAGCGGCGGGCCTGCCAGCGGGCGTCAAGGCGACTACCGAATGGTTTCCCGCCAAAGAGCGCTCGGTCGCCATTGGCTGGTTCAACATCGGCTCGTCGTTCGGCGCCTTGCTTGCGCCGCCGCTGGTGGTCTGGGCGATTCTGCAAAGCGGCTGGGAGCTGGCGTTTCTGATTGTCGGCGGTCTGGGCATTGTGTGGAGTGGGCTGTGGCTGTTGCTGTACAAGCACCCGCGTGACCAGAAGCGTCTGGGCGATGCCGAGCGCGATTACATCCTCAGCGGCCAGGAATCACGCCTCAAGGATGCCCCCACTCAAAAAGGCAGCTGGAAACGGTTGTTCAAAAACCGCAATTTTTACGCGATTGCCTCGGCACGCATCCTCTCCGAGCCCGCCTGGCAGACCTTCAACGCGTGGATTCCGCTGTACCTGATGACCGAGCGTCACATGAACATCAAGGAAGTGGCGATGTTCGCCTGGCTGCCGTTCCTGGCAGCGGATATCGGCTGTGTACTGGGCGGTTATCTCAGCCCGCTGTTCCACAAATACTGCAAGGTTTCGCTGTTCACCTCGCGCAAGATGGTCATGCTGTTCGGTTGCTCGTGCATGATCGGGCCGGCCTGCATCGGTCTGGTCGAAAGCCCCTACACCGCCATCGCATTGTTGTGTGTGGGCGGCTTCGCTCATCAGACCCTGTCGGGTGCGCTGTACTCGATTACCTCGGACTCATTCGGTAAAAACGAAGTCGCGACAGCCACCGGCATGGGCGGGATGTTCGGCTTTTTTGGTGCCGCAGCGTTCACAATGGTATTCGGCGTGCTGGTCACCAAAATCGGCTACAGCCCACTGTTCGTGGTGTTGGCGATCTTCGATCTGATCGCGGCGATTGTCGTGTGGAACGTCGCCCGCGAAGTCCCGCAGACCGAAGAGCCGGTGATGCTGACCACTGCCGAGCCCGGCATCCGCCCGGTTCCAGCGACATGA
- a CDS encoding AraC family transcriptional regulator — translation MPEPSSLASWTRALRKQLDALGADSNALCLSAGIDPRKLDDPDAQFPAATTALLWELAVQTSLDPTLGLRVSRFVSPTTFHALGYTLVASGSLREVFERIVRYHSVADDSLELDFRAAGERYEFRFSAPKSCPSPIHELLDAFAAIYLRTCRNRLGRGYAPLAVHLQRPAPDNPQPWHDLFRSALNFSAEENMLEFGADDFDGHLHDGPIQLTEHNTNGDPLPSLIWEQRVRSAIETLLPDGEPTAQSIAEALHLSERSLERHLADEGCCYDLLLNQCRQNLALLHMSEPQTSLSEVAYLLGFGDTDSLSRAFKRWTGLTPEQYRNGLVR, via the coding sequence ATGCCTGAGCCAAGCAGTCTCGCCAGCTGGACACGCGCTCTGCGCAAGCAACTCGATGCGCTCGGCGCCGATAGCAACGCGCTGTGCCTGAGCGCAGGTATCGACCCGCGCAAGCTTGATGATCCGGACGCGCAGTTTCCGGCAGCCACCACTGCCCTGCTCTGGGAACTCGCGGTGCAAACCAGCCTCGATCCGACCCTCGGGTTGCGCGTGTCACGGTTCGTCAGCCCGACCACCTTTCATGCGCTGGGCTATACGCTGGTTGCCAGTGGCTCATTGCGCGAGGTATTCGAGCGCATCGTGCGTTACCACTCGGTGGCCGACGACTCGCTGGAGCTGGATTTCAGGGCAGCCGGCGAGCGTTATGAGTTTCGTTTCAGCGCGCCGAAATCCTGCCCGTCGCCCATCCATGAGCTGCTGGATGCCTTCGCCGCAATTTACCTGCGGACCTGTCGCAATCGGCTCGGCAGAGGTTACGCCCCCCTCGCCGTGCACCTGCAACGGCCAGCGCCCGACAACCCGCAGCCCTGGCATGATCTGTTTCGCTCAGCGCTGAATTTCTCGGCAGAAGAGAACATGCTGGAATTTGGCGCTGATGATTTCGATGGACATCTGCACGACGGCCCGATTCAGCTGACCGAGCACAACACCAATGGCGACCCGCTGCCGTCGCTGATCTGGGAGCAGCGAGTGCGCTCCGCCATCGAAACCCTGCTGCCGGATGGTGAGCCTACTGCGCAGAGCATCGCCGAGGCGCTGCACCTGAGCGAGCGCAGTCTGGAGCGGCACTTGGCGGATGAAGGATGTTGTTACGACCTGCTGCTCAATCAATGCCGCCAGAACCTGGCACTGCTGCACATGAGCGAGCCACAGACTTCATTGAGCGAAGTCGCGTATTTGCTGGGCTTTGGCGACACCGACAGCCTGAGCCGCGCATTCAAACGCTGGACCGGGCTGACGCCGGAGCAGTACCGGAACGGGTTGGTGCGGTAA
- a CDS encoding 2-octaprenyl-3-methyl-6-methoxy-1,4-benzoquinol hydroxylase, translating into METRADVLIIGAGMVGSALALALQGSGLDVLVVDGGPLSVKPFDPQSNFEPRVSALSAASQRILQRLDVWEGIAARRISPYAHMHVWDGSGTGQIHFSASSVHANVLGHIVENRVVQDALLDRLHDSDIGLLANSRLEQMRHSGDDWLLTLAGGRLLRAPLVIAADGANSAVRRLTETPTREWDYQHHAIITSVRTADSHRKTAWQRFTDDGPLAFLPLDREGEHWCSIVWSVTPAEAERLMVLDDDLFCRELESAFEGRLGQVLTADARLSVPLRQRHAKRYVAKGLALIGDAAHTIHPLAGQGVNLGFLDAAVLAEVLTHAAQRGERWSDARVLGRYERRRMPHNLTLMAAMEGIERLFQADALPLRWLRNAGLKMVNQMPEAKALFVREALGLSGDLPELARIDAC; encoded by the coding sequence ATGGAAACACGTGCGGATGTGCTGATTATCGGAGCCGGCATGGTCGGCAGCGCCCTTGCACTGGCCTTGCAGGGCAGTGGCCTGGACGTGCTGGTGGTCGATGGCGGGCCGCTAAGCGTCAAACCCTTCGACCCGCAATCGAACTTCGAGCCGCGGGTTAGCGCTCTGTCGGCTGCCAGCCAGCGTATTCTGCAACGCTTGGACGTGTGGGAAGGCATCGCTGCGCGGCGCATCAGCCCGTATGCGCACATGCATGTCTGGGACGGCAGCGGCACCGGCCAGATTCATTTTTCAGCCTCCAGCGTGCACGCCAATGTACTGGGGCATATCGTCGAAAATCGCGTGGTGCAGGACGCGCTGCTTGATCGCCTGCATGACAGCGATATCGGTTTGCTGGCCAATTCGCGACTTGAGCAGATGCGCCATTCAGGCGATGACTGGCTGCTGACGCTGGCAGGCGGCCGCTTGTTGCGCGCGCCACTGGTGATTGCCGCCGACGGCGCGAACTCCGCGGTGCGCCGCCTGACAGAAACTCCGACGCGAGAGTGGGATTATCAGCACCACGCGATCATTACCAGCGTGCGCACAGCGGATTCGCACAGGAAAACCGCCTGGCAGCGTTTCACCGATGACGGCCCGCTGGCGTTTCTGCCGCTGGACCGTGAGGGTGAGCACTGGTGCTCCATCGTCTGGTCGGTCACGCCGGCTGAGGCCGAGCGTCTGATGGTGCTGGACGACGATCTGTTCTGTCGCGAGCTGGAAAGCGCGTTCGAGGGGCGACTCGGTCAGGTTCTCACAGCCGATGCCCGCCTGAGCGTGCCGCTGCGTCAGCGTCATGCCAAGCGCTACGTCGCCAAGGGGCTGGCCCTGATTGGCGACGCCGCACACACCATCCATCCGCTGGCCGGGCAGGGCGTGAACCTCGGTTTTCTCGATGCTGCGGTGCTGGCCGAGGTGCTGACTCACGCTGCCCAGCGCGGCGAGCGCTGGTCGGATGCGCGCGTGTTGGGCCGCTATGAGCGCCGTCGCATGCCGCACAACCTGACGCTGATGGCGGCGATGGAAGGTATCGAACGCCTGTTCCAGGCCGACGCGCTGCCCCTGCGCTGGCTGCGCAACGCCGGTTTGAAAATGGTCAACCAGATGCCCGAAGCCAAGGCACTGTTTGTGCGCGAGGCTTTAGGGCTGTCCGGGGATCTGCCGGAACTGGCGCGGATTGATGCCTGTTAG